The genomic interval aattaacagaaaatgTCAGTAACGAGTCCACAGAAACTAATAAAAGGTAAACATTAGTCGCCAAACATAATAAAGAGGTAAAAACCATccataataaaacaatattaagTCCAACAAAAAAGCATAAGGTATTAATTTCCTTCTCCACAGGGCGACCATATGAACTGAACTACACCATATCTCTGCAAATGCATAACAGTAGAGCAAGGTTAAAGTTGTGAGTCCCAAACTTCCAACAAAGTCATGGCAAGAGATAAGAAATCAGGTTCACATGTGCTCCAAGAAACATCAGGCCTGTAAAAGttatacaataataacaaaaggaAAGGTTAACAGatgtaaacaaaattttgcaaattaaGGTGAATGCTGCTTATCACATGCTTATCTACCAAACCAGGTTCACCATAAAAGACCGGAGTAATAACAAAAGAGCGGAGATGAAATGCAGAAAAGATGTGGAAACCATAAAGAGCAAAGACTATCCAACTATAATCAGATCTGACACAGATAATGATAGAAGAAAATTGTAGGTAACATCAAACTTtctcaaattaaataacaGACATTTGccataaacaaaacaaacattgGTTAGATATTATTAAAGAGTCAGTTACCCAAAACTACACAATGAATACAAGTTCACATACTTACAAAGTGACAACACTCCTCTCCTCATAAAACCTTCAAATGCTCAAAAGCCAAGTGAGAAATGctttataaaatatcaaaacaaaaaatgatataGCACAGAGGTCAAACTATTCAAACTAAAAGGCCAGCAATGTCGAATTTCCTGGCCTCTGTCCTGACTGGTACCACTGACCatgcaataattaaaattggtACTAAAATTTTAAGGATGGAGTTAACTGTTAAACGTGAACTAAACAAGATTTAGCAAAAAGGAATGAATACTTAATAACGAAGGTTTTCTGCATAACCCTCCCTACCACCATCAACAACATCATGCTCTGAGAAGAACTAATTCCCAATGGTGTGATACAAAGTTGGATGCATGATGAAAGTATTACAGCCTAAATGCATAACACTTATAATATATACACTTAATAAGTAAGATCATTGAACCctaaaagtaataaatcaCCCTCTTAAGAGAAAGAATGCCTTGAAAAAGTTTGGTCAATGTCTAAGACCAGAAGATAATTAAGTGGCTAATAGCCACAACAACTATATCTagctaatttaaaaaattaaggtcACTCAATTTACAACTACTACTAAGGTAATATGGCCCGAACCATACTCGCCATCTTAGCAATCATTAGCTGATTATGGCTGGCACTTGAACCAACCAAATGCAAAATCTATCGAAAACATCATTTGGATGACCAAAGTAAactctaataattttcaattaccTCTGATAAGGAAACAAGCATCGGAAGGACCCACATCATTTCATCTCTGCCATAAACTTCTCATATTCAGCATCTGCACCATAGTTTGACTTCTCTGCAGAAGAAACTGGAGGCTGCACTGGTGGATTTGTGGCCCAAGGCACATTACCCAAGTTCTGTGAATGGTCCACTGCTGAGACAGGAGCAGGTGGAGGGGGAGGAGGAACTGCATTGTAGTAAGGTGAATAACCTAATGGCGCAGTTGCATATGCGGGTTGAACATTAGGTGGCATTGGAGCCATGGAGCTCCCATACATATTCGCTGACGCAGCTGGAGCAGAACTGCTACTTTCGGATTGCACTCCTGGTGGGAAACTATGTTGTTGTGCTTCACTTGAAGTTGCAGTCTGCGTTGGAGCACCAGGGGGAGCCGTTAGAGCACCAGGGGGAGCTGTCTGCACTGGTGGAGGATATTGTACTCCATAAGGAGGCATTGGTTGACCAGGGATGGGTGGATACATGGTTGACCCAGGAGGAGGAGGAGCATAAGGAGCATAAGGCGGAGGAACTGGTGGTCCCCAAGGAACAGGAGCCCCCGTATAGCTCGCTGCTGGTGGATTTGGAAGAGGACCGCCTGGTGCATACTGCTGAGATGGATAGCCACCAACTGGTGGAGCAGAAACAGGGTAGGTGGGCATTGTTGAAGTTGGAGGGCCCGGAGGCACAGTAGGCTGAGGAGGCTTACCAGCAACTCTCACAGCAATGGTTCGCCCCTCAAGACGGTAACCATTCATGCTTGCAATAGCATTATTGGCCATCTGAATATCAGCATACTTCACAAAACCATAACCTTTGCTCATTCCTGTAACCCGGTCCTTAATAACCTTAGCCATCACAATATCACCAAAAGTAGAAAACAACCTAATCaaaccatcatcatcaagcGTCGGTGGCAAATATCCAATATACAAGTTTGTATCATCCAATTCCTTGATGGGCTTAGCTCCATTTGACCCTAGTCCAGGATGCCCTGGAGTCCCAGAACTGCCTGAATTATTAGCCCAAGGAGGATTACTTCCAGAACTGCCACTGCCAGGGCCCAGAGCCAATGTAGTACTTTGTTTGCTTGCAGATTCAGGAAGAGTCCCTCCTAACTCTGCCAAGAAATTCTGATATTCATCATCCATTTTCTTCCCCGTTGTTCCCTTAACTGGACAATCGATAGTTGGATGGCCACCATCACCACAGATCTTACAAAGCACATCACTCTTGAAAGTGGAAGTACGTGATGGACATGCATACTGCCGATGTCCAGGCTCACCGCATAACCGACAGTACTCCTCATCCCTTATAGTCCCATTTAAAGCTGCAAGCTCCCTCAACTGCTGCCTCTTATGCTCATTTAACACCTCATCTACTGGCTGCAACAACTTCTCCACCATTGCAGCTGCACCTTCAAGAGATTCCTGAGTCTCTGCCTCCACCAACACATGTAAATCTTCATTCTCTGATGGGTCTGGCTTCAAATCCCTCTTCTGTTGCAACCTTCCCTCTTTCACTGACCCTTTACCACGTATAACAATCTTAGCACCCGTCTCTCTCTCCATTCTCTTTTGTGTATTCCCTCTCGGCCCAATAATCaaaccaataaaattataaccaGGGTATTCTTTCATCGGAATATAAAGCTTCTTCTGAAGCTTTGGGGGCCTATAATCTGCCGGTGGCTTAAATGCCggatttcttttaataatctGAGATATAATCTCCTGTCTCTCCTTattcaatctctctcttgcACGATACTCTCTAGTATTAATCCTAATTCCCATATTATCATAAATTGGTTCGGGCGAAGGACTCCTTTGTCCCTCAGGTCTATCATCTAAAGGCAAACCAGACTGAAGAATTCTAGAAATTTCTAACAAACGACTATTCAAAGCTTGAATTTCCGGGTCAAACTCAATACCTCCAGTAAAGTCCTTCATAAAATCCGGCAACTGAATCACCGGCTTCGGCTCATCGTCCGCCCACCTCGATCTCCGCTTCCTGGTCCCGCTTCCAGAGTCGCCATTACCTTCCGTACCGCCTGATTCCGATGGCGGCGGATCCCACCTGCTGCGACGTCGTCGTCTGCTCGAGGTCTCCTCCTCGCCACCCGACTGATCCTTATCGGTGCCGGAATGAGTGTTGGTCAGACCATTTTCCGAAAGCAACGGCTTCTGCTTAATGTAATCGGCTGCGGCGACGTCATTGTTATTGTTACAGCTGTTCTCATTGTTTTTGTCGTGGCCGTTTTCGGAAGCCGGCTGGGGATTTTGAGCATCGGGAGGAGCTAGGGTTTTGGGCGGGTTTTGTGAATCGTGATCTAGGGTGTCTTGCGGTAACGGCGGGTTTTGATTGAAATCTAGGGTTTGATATTGGGGGTTTGATTCAACTGTTGACTCCATGGATTGTGATTCTTTCGTGACGGCGAGCGACGGGTcgagagagttgtgttgtgctCGTGCGTTCGTTGGTGAAAGTCTCAGatgaatgttttgaaaattacGGAACTGTACTTGAGAGAAACTTGCGTTCGGAGGATTTATATAGTGGGTGAACCAATAACAACTGTGCATGAATGAATGCTTGCAATTTGTATATCCGCTGGCAGATACGGATCTCGCCTGCTGTTGCTGACCTAAGGAAGGCGGTTCCGGTTCGGGTTGGATTAAGGCTTGTTGATTCGTAGGCCCGGCCCATCGGCCCAATTGTCTGTTTGAGTTCAAAGGGTAATTTACACacacctcccctgaggtttggaaGAACAACATTAGTTCGTGACgcgtataattttattaaacaaatccCTATGCCGAAGTTATTACCCGATGCTCATGTTATCACGTGAGACGTCTAAATTTTTCCTTACATTTCATTTagttattcttttctttttaatgacgTGTCAATATTACAAGGTAAACTTCAATTCATCCCTCATATAGAATGATAATCTTCAATTTACACTATGAAGTTTATTATCCTGCTATTTTCTGATAATCacaatcataattttaattacatttaattGTTGTAGTTGTTATTATAATTGCTATTAAAATTAGATAACCCATCTATTAGatggtaaataaataattttataaattataaaatttattgtctAATACATAAGTGATTTACAGTAGTTGagattgaaattgaaagtCAAATGTTGTGATCACTCGCACttctatgttttttttttcttttttttttaattttacaattagaACTATAATGATTATTGTTCTATgtaactattaaaaaataaacaatatcttacttttattaaaatcatttggaattaaacttaattttagGATGACATGTCACCTATTAGGACTAGAATAATAAGTCATGTCATTGACAAGAATATTACCCTAAAGACAGGTTGTTTCCTATAAAAACATAAAGGATGAGTCATAAACAGTATGTGCTGGGGCATGCTATTTATGCATGTAAgttgtaataataattcagACGCCTCGTTTATGTGTCTTCTTAATCCTTAAATGATAGGTTATTTAGATAAAGAGTGATATACGATGAGTCATCCAATACTTATGCGCcaattaaaatgttaattattgttattgtcaTTGTCgtcatcattatcatcatcatcatcattattattattattttttatcattattttatcataataataataaaaaataaaaataactaactaAGAATATTTTGGCAATATGTAACCGTCCACTCCAATTCTCAAACAAAGTGAGCACACAAAGGAAAATGCAGCCAATTCCAATTTCATATAatacaaatttgtaaaaaaaaaaaagaaaaaaaaagaaaaaggaagttTGTGGATTTCAAGTCTACAATGCCATGGTACAATGGTGTATATTTTTGCGGTTGAAGTTTATTATcctattattttactataataataataataataataataataataattattattattattattattattattattattattattattattataattgtaattttaatttttattaattgtttcagttgtaattgaaattgtcataataattactattaaaattggGTAACCCGTCTATTGgatagtaaataaataattttataaattataaaattcattatcTAATAGATAATTAACCCACAGTAGTTGGGAATGAAATTGAAAGTCAAATATTTTGATCACTTgcatttctatatatatatatttttaatttttttaattagaattcTAATGATTATTGTTCCATGTaactattaaaaaacaaacaatctcttacttttattaaaatcatttagaattaaacttttagaatGACATGTCGCTCATCAAGACTGAAAAGAGTACGTCATATCATTGACGAggatattaatttaatgaccGGTTGTTTCATATCACAACGTAAACGATGAGTTGTAAATAGTATGTGCCAGTGCATTCTGGTTACACATGTCAATCTCAACAATAATATGGTTGATgcattgcttttttttttttaatttttgaatgacAAGTCGTCTATACACATAAAGATATATGACAAATCATTTAGTACTTATGTGCTAATTAGaatgttaaattattgttatcatcatcttcatcattgttattatcaatatttttgtcACTACTAtgatagataataataatactaaggataataattaactaaggACTGCCCACTCTGGCAAGTCTTTTGACAACTTCCCACTGCACATGCACTAATGAGAATGCAGCTtattccaatttcatttgcaacaaatatgaaaaaaaaaaagaagtttgtgGACATCCATCCTACAATACCATGGTACAATGGTGTATATTTCTATGGCTGAAGTTTattatcttgttattttactataatcataattttaattttaattgtaattcgTCGTTGTagttgtaattggaattgttattataattactaCTAAAATTGGGTAATTCATCTATTGAtggtaaataattaatttcataaattataaaattcatcgTCTAAAAGATGAGTGACCCACAATTGTTGGAACTGAAATTGAAAGTCAAATGTTTTGATCATGGGCGAACCTAGAGTAGGCCCATGAGGGGCTTCAGCCCCTCCTGAGCTTTggaatttatttgaatatattataattggtccatttaaaattttaaattttcttctaaactttcaaaatttccttggaaaatattttatatgtttggCTCATTTTCTAGTTTGTTATATATCTACTAGACTTGAAAGGAGTGTTTAAGTGATgacttaattgattatttaattgattgacATAATTGTCATCTtataactttaaattttcaaaaatatcaaGGCAAAAGTCAttgttttttagatttttaattagCCAACCGGTTTCATCactctttcaaaaataaaattgcacGGTCTTTTTATCACATTCAGATAAAAAACGAAGTAAGTattaagattttctcataTGAATTAAACACGACTAGTTGATGTAGAGTTATTTGATCAACTAAATTTCTTACTATTTGtggtaactttttttttgcctcaaataattattctaatttaagtCATTGcatgaaaacaacaaaatttcaaattgttgATTAAGttgattatgaaattattatagtatgtaattttttttaaactaaaaatgaGTCAAGTATAGTCGTAAATgtgttgaaaattattaattcaatgaagttaaataatttggcacttgttgtttttgtttgaattctTTTTCGGTGTATTAAATCATCATGGTATCTAAAGACCACATTAAGCCTCGACTAATTCAGATTTGAGCCGAGTAAGACCACTAGGGCGGCCAAGCTCTCCTACCAAGTATATTAACacagttgcattatcaaatttcGAACCAAGTACTTTggttaagttaaaattaacagCCCCATGCCGGCTGACATTCGCACTTGttggtgaattttttttaaaaattttattgtactaAGCCCCTCCTAGAAAACCctagaaaaggaaaggaaagggggtcttgggattctgctagctctctctctctctaagcAACTGAACCCATTGgacatttttctctttctaccACAGAGAAATTTCTCTTTCGCCTGTGATTTCTTTaagattgattattttgaattcttttcctttaaatttacttaaaaactTTTTGTTTAAAGCAATCATAATTAAGCCACATGAATTGTGGTATGAGTTTTTCCAAGTAAGACCCGAATccctgacttgagcgtcggagggttctCGCCGGAAAAACTTCCGACATCTCCTGACTGTTGGTTGTGTCCACAGGCTCACaggttatctgctcatggatcgtctgctcatggatcgtctgctcatgggtcgtctgctcatgggttatctgctcatggatcgtcTGCTCACGGGTTATCTGCTCATATGTTTGTCTGCTCATGAGTTCTCTGCTTATGGAttgtctgctcatgggttGTCTGCTCACATAACATCTGCTCATTGAAAATCTGCTCATGGTGCTAACTAATCATCAGCTTcccaccaaacaaatttaatgatgaTGTAGGGATCTGAGATCTGACCAACTTATCCGGATTTCTCGGCATCAAcatttggcgccgtctgtggggaccGGTACGAGAAGCCAATTTTTTGTctctattaattttcatctagTCAAAGCAAATCAAAATGCTACAGTGCATAAATGGATGAGCTTGCTTAAACAAGGAAGCAAAAACCTTAAATGAGAGCACATTGAAGGCACACGTTTGTAGAAATCAGAACAGATcagaagttaaatttttatttacaagcaattttttcatgaaaatttaattatttctctaaATCCTGCTATGTGAGATGAGGATACcttatattcattaaattgattgtGCTCATATTAGGGCTGACGGTATAACTTAGTTAACTTAATTTCTTGAAAGTTACTCAATATGAGAATGATTTAAGAAGGAAGAGCTAGGCTAGCGTTGAGAAGCCAATCAAAGTTTACTAATAAGGCATGCAAATGCTctaaagtctcaaagcctgtttatggcgagaccagaaggcaagcgtgccaggatctgctcgaccacaagaaggcgagcagaatcctaagcattgaagaatttactaaggcatgcaaaggctcaccaagtctcaaagcctgtttatgtcgagaccagaagccaagggtgccaggatctgctcgaccacgagaaggcgagtagaatcccaagcattgaagaattaactaaggcatgcaaaggctcaccaagtctcaaagcctgtttatggcgagaccagaagccaagcgtgccaggatctgctcgaccacgagaaggcgagcagaatcccaagcattgaagaatttactaaggcatgcaaaggctcaccaagtctcaaagcctgtttatggcgagaccagaagccaagcgtgtcaggatctgctcgaccacgagaaggcgagcagaatcccaagcattgaagaatttactaaggcatgcaaaggctcaccaagtctcaaagcctgtttatggcgagaccagaagccaagcgtgccaggatctgctcgaccacgagaaggcgagcagaatcacaagcattgaagaatttactaaggcatgcaaaggctcatcaagtctcaaag from Citrus sinensis cultivar Valencia sweet orange chromosome 9, DVS_A1.0, whole genome shotgun sequence carries:
- the LOC102615366 gene encoding splicing factor-like protein 1, translating into MESTVESNPQYQTLDFNQNPPLPQDTLDHDSQNPPKTLAPPDAQNPQPASENGHDKNNENSCNNNNDVAAADYIKQKPLLSENGLTNTHSGTDKDQSGGEEETSSRRRRRSRWDPPPSESGGTEGNGDSGSGTRKRRSRWADDEPKPVIQLPDFMKDFTGGIEFDPEIQALNSRLLEISRILQSGLPLDDRPEGQRSPSPEPIYDNMGIRINTREYRARERLNKERQEIISQIIKRNPAFKPPADYRPPKLQKKLYIPMKEYPGYNFIGLIIGPRGNTQKRMERETGAKIVIRGKGSVKEGRLQQKRDLKPDPSENEDLHVLVEAETQESLEGAAAMVEKLLQPVDEVLNEHKRQQLRELAALNGTIRDEEYCRLCGEPGHRQYACPSRTSTFKSDVLCKICGDGGHPTIDCPVKGTTGKKMDDEYQNFLAELGGTLPESASKQSTTLALGPGSGSSGSNPPWANNSGSSGTPGHPGLGSNGAKPIKELDDTNLYIGYLPPTLDDDGLIRLFSTFGDIVMAKVIKDRVTGMSKGYGFVKYADIQMANNAIASMNGYRLEGRTIAVRVAGKPPQPTVPPGPPTSTMPTYPVSAPPVGGYPSQQYAPGGPLPNPPAASYTGAPVPWGPPVPPPYAPYAPPPPGSTMYPPIPGQPMPPYGVQYPPPVQTAPPGALTAPPGAPTQTATSSEAQQHSFPPGVQSESSSSAPAASANMYGSSMAPMPPNVQPAYATAPLGYSPYYNAVPPPPPPAPVSAVDHSQNLGNVPWATNPPVQPPVSSAEKSNYGADAEYEKFMAEMK